A DNA window from Bacteroidota bacterium contains the following coding sequences:
- the ffh gene encoding signal recognition particle protein: MFENLSDKLEKAFKIVKGQGQITEINVAETVKEIRRALLDADVNYKISKQFTDLVKEKALGQNVLTSVSPGQLMVKITHTELVNLMGGQKSELDLSGSPSVILMSGLQGSGKTTFSGKLANFLKTKKNKNPLLVACDVYRPAAIEQLHVLGTQINVEVFSDKESKDPVAIAQKAIAYAKANKHDVVIIDTAGRLAVDEEMMKEIERLKKTINPQEVLFVVDSMTGQDAVNTAKAFNERINFNGVILTKLDGDTRGGAALSITSVVNKPIKFVGTGEKMEAIDIFYPERMADRILGMGDIVTLVERAQDQFDTEEARKMSKKISKNQFGFNDFLAQINQIKKMGNLKDLASMIPGVGKAIKDVDIDDDAFKGIEAIIYSMTNQERDNPDIINGNRKKRIADGSGTSIQEVNRLIKQFDDTRKMMRMMTDKNKMAQMMKNMPKMGR, translated from the coding sequence ATGTTTGAAAATTTAAGCGACAAACTCGAAAAAGCCTTTAAAATAGTTAAAGGCCAGGGGCAGATAACAGAAATAAACGTAGCCGAAACGGTTAAAGAAATAAGAAGAGCACTGCTTGACGCGGATGTTAATTATAAAATATCCAAGCAGTTTACAGATTTAGTAAAGGAAAAAGCGCTTGGCCAAAATGTACTTACTTCTGTTTCTCCGGGTCAGTTAATGGTTAAAATCACCCATACTGAGCTGGTTAATTTAATGGGTGGGCAAAAATCGGAACTGGATTTGAGCGGTTCCCCTTCTGTTATTTTAATGTCAGGATTACAGGGATCCGGTAAAACAACTTTTTCTGGTAAACTTGCCAATTTCCTAAAAACCAAAAAGAACAAAAATCCTTTGCTTGTTGCATGTGACGTTTATCGTCCAGCAGCTATTGAGCAACTCCATGTGCTGGGAACCCAGATAAATGTTGAGGTTTTTTCTGATAAGGAATCAAAAGATCCGGTTGCAATAGCACAAAAAGCAATTGCCTACGCAAAAGCCAATAAGCATGATGTAGTTATCATAGATACTGCTGGTAGATTGGCCGTGGATGAGGAGATGATGAAGGAGATAGAGCGGTTGAAAAAAACGATTAATCCACAGGAAGTACTTTTTGTTGTGGATTCTATGACCGGGCAAGATGCGGTAAATACGGCCAAAGCATTTAATGAGCGCATTAACTTTAATGGTGTTATTTTAACTAAACTTGATGGTGATACCCGAGGTGGTGCTGCCCTTTCAATTACTTCGGTAGTTAACAAACCGATTAAGTTTGTTGGTACCGGGGAAAAAATGGAGGCCATCGATATTTTCTATCCTGAAAGGATGGCTGATAGAATTCTTGGAATGGGTGATATTGTTACTCTTGTTGAAAGAGCACAGGATCAGTTTGATACTGAAGAGGCAAGGAAAATGTCAAAGAAAATCTCTAAAAACCAATTTGGTTTTAATGATTTTCTTGCTCAAATCAACCAAATCAAAAAAATGGGGAACTTGAAAGATTTGGCAAGCATGATTCCAGGGGTTGGGAAAGCCATAAAGGATGTAGATATCGATGATGACGCATTTAAAGGGATTGAAGCAATTATTTATTCAATGACCAACCAGGAAAGAGATAATCCTGATATAATCAATGGTAACAGGAAAAAAAGAATTGCCGATGGAAGCGGAACAAGCATTCAGGAAGTAAACCGTTTGATAAAGCAGTTTGATGATACACGCAAGATGATGCGCATGATGACTGATAAAAACAAGATGGCCCAGATGATGAAGAATATGCCAAAGATGGGTAGATAA